Proteins encoded together in one Camelina sativa cultivar DH55 chromosome 9, Cs, whole genome shotgun sequence window:
- the LOC104710141 gene encoding putative pentatricopeptide repeat-containing protein At2g02150: MRLIPFFLNLFLKMFCSLRNFIHINRRFPRHVSPCSSSLSQIQSPLCFPLSSPSESSFISCPFVWFTSFLCIIRYPFVSKSGGGASSYYSDDFDRDWIRKVIQNDLWDDPGIEKLLDLKSAPIWVPRVLVELKEDPKLAFKFFKWSMNRDGFKHTLESYCIVAHILFCARMYYDANSIIREMAFLSKKADDCDVFDVLWSTRNVCVPGFGVFDALFSVLIDLGMLEEAILCFSKMKRFKVFPKTRSCNGLLHRFAKLGKTDGVKRFFKDMIGAGARPTVFTYNIMIDCMCKEGDVEAARGLFDEMKFRGLIPDTVTYNSMIDGFGKVGRLDDAVCFFEDMKDMSCEPDVITYNALINCFCKFGKLPQGLEFYREMKRNGLKPNVVSYSTLVDAFCKEGMMQQAIKFYVDMRRVGLVPNEYTYTSLIDANCKISNLSDAFRLAHEMSEVGVEWNVVTYTALIDGLCDAERMKEAEELFEKMDTAGVIPNLASYNALIHGFIKAKNMDKALELLNELKGRGIKPDLLLYGTFIWGLCGLEKIEAAKVVMNEMKECGIKANPLIYTTLMDAYFKSGNPTEGLHLLDEMLELDIEVTLVTFCVLIDGLCKNKLVSKAIDYFERISKDFGLQANAAIYTAMIDGLCKDNQVEAATTLFEHMAQKGLVPDRTAYTSLMDGKFKQGNVVEALALQNKMAEIGMKLDLLAYTSLVWGLSHCNQLQKARSFLKEMIGEGILPDEVLCISVLKKHYELGCTHEAVELQSYLMKHQLYI, encoded by the coding sequence ATGAGACTCATTCCTTTCTTTTTGAACCTTTTCCTGAAAATGTTCTGTTCTCTTCGCAACTTTATTCACATTAATCGGAGATTCCCTCGCCATGTAAGCCcttgctcctcttctctctctcaaatccaaTCCCCTCTCTGTTTCCCTCTATCTTCTCCCTCTGAATCTTCCTTCATCTCTTGCCCTTTCGTTTGGTTCACTAGCTTTCTCTGTATCATCCGATACCCCTTCGTTAGCAAAAGCGGTGGTGGtgcttcttcttattattcCGACGATTTCGATAGAGATTGGATCCGTAAAGTTATTCAGAATGATCTCTGGGATGATCCCGGAATCGAAAAGCTTCTTGATTTGAAATCAGCTCCGATTTGGGTTCCGAGGGTTCTCGTTGAATTGAAAGAAGACCCGAAATTAGCTTTCAAATTCTTCAAATGGTCGATGAACCGTGATGGGTTTAAGCACACCTTGGAATCGTACTGTATAGTAGCTCACATTCTGTTTTGTGCTAGAATGTATTACGATGCTAATAGTATCATTAGAGAGATGGCTTTTTTGTCTAAGAAGGCTGATGACTGCGATGTTTTTGATGTTCTGTGGTCTACGAGGAACGTGTGTGTTCCTGGTTTTGGAGTGTTTGATGctttgtttagtgttttgattgatttaggAATGCTTGAGGAAGCTATCCTGTGTTTCTCTAAGATGAAGAGATTTAAGGTTTTCCCAAAAACCAGGTCTTGCAACGGTTTATTGCATAGGTTTGCCAAATTAGGGAAGACTGATGGGGTGAAGAGGTTTTTTAAAGACATGATTGGTGCTGGTGCGAGACCGACTGTGTTTACTTACAACATAATGATAGATTGTATGTGTAAAGAAGGAGATGTAGAAGCTGCTAGAggtttgtttgatgaaatgaaGTTTAGAGGTTTGATTCCAGACACTGTCACATATAATTCTATGATTGATGGTTTTGGGAAGGTTGGTCGATTAGATGATGCAGTTTGCTTTTTCGAGGACATGAAGGATATGAGCTGTGAGCCTGATGTGATAACATACAATGCGTTGATCAATTGTTTCTGTAAATTTGGGAAATTACCTCAAGGTTTGGAGTTTTATAGGGAGATGAAGCGAAATGGGTTGAAACCAAATGTTGTGAGTTACAGTACTTTGGTTGATGCATTTTGTAAGGAGGGTATGATGCAACAAGCCATCAAGTTCTATGTTGACATGAGAAGGGTTGGTCTTGTGCCTAATGAATATACGTATACTTCTCTCATCGATGCCAATTGTAAAATCAGTAATCTCTCAGATGCCTTTAGGCTGGCTCATGAGATGTCGGAGGTGGGTGTGGAATGGAATGTGGTCACTTACACTGCACTGATCGATGGCCTTTGTGATGcggagagaatgaaagaagctGAAGAACTTTTTGAGAAAATGGATACAGCTGGTGTGATTCCAAATCTTGCAAGTTACAATGCTCTCATTCATGGTTTTATAAAGGCAAAAAACATGGACAAAGCTTTAGAGCTTCTGAACGAATTGAAGGGGAGAGGTATTAAACCGGATTTACTGCTCTATGGAACTTTCATTTGGGGTTTGTGTGGTTTAGAGAAGATAGAGGCAGCTAAGGTAGTGATGAATGAAATGAAGGAATGTGGAATCAAAGCGAATCCACTGATCTACACAACGTTAATGGATGCTTACTTTAAGTCGGGAAACCCCACTGAGGGATTGCATTTACTTGACGAGATGCTAGAACTTGATATCGAGGTCACACTTGTTACATTCTGCGTTTTGATTGATGGATTGTGCAAAAACAAGTTAGTTTCTAAAGCTATTGATTATTTCGAGAGGATAAGTAAAGATTTTGGTCTACAAGCTAATGCAGCGATATACACAGCGATGATTGATGGTCTATGTAAAGATAATCAAGTCGAGGCTGCGACAACTCTGTTTGAACATATGGCTCAGAAGGGTCTGGTTCCGGACAGAACGGCTTACACATCGTTAATGGATGGGAAATTTAAGCAAGGGAATGTGGTAGAGGCTTTggctttacaaaacaaaatggcTGAGATTGGTATGAAGCTTGATTTGCTTGCTTATACTTCGTTAGTTTGGGGACTATCGCATTGCAACCAGTTGCAGAAAGCGAGATCCTTCCTCAAGGAAATGATTGGGGAAGGGATTCTCCCTGATGAGGTTTTGTGTATTAGTGTCTTAAAGAAACACTATGAGCTTGGATGTACACACGAAGCTGTAGAGTTGCAGAGTTATCTGATGAAGCATCAGCTGTACATTTGA
- the LOC104710142 gene encoding uncharacterized protein At2g02148-like, whose amino-acid sequence MGARVRVQHYNLGSADSYIGTSLHDLNSVDGSARDIDDDSLNNDGDSSSADCMHESYRNPMQIHDEVVEEGGSNMENNMLSIEDVSPIESARARFLQIIVDYFITQHVIEVCEDKLVLDVVFDGRDDDLNNKLKRKSDDIQYEGDPRFALPLMYVANLYETLAAEANVRLASLNGIREKTIGVSLEAAGGLYRKLTKKFPKRGSCMFRRRELATSVETRTRFPELVVHDEKRVRFVVVNGLDIVEKPDDLPNEDAEWFKRLTGRNEVAVSARDYKFYCPRPKHRRGQNSVSSIHGLPTFSGIESSTLANTQGFRSDNEEHHTPSPSKHHMSSLSHQFHQSIQQSHHHHQSIYQSQHAATHFPGQNHQCDPELSHTHQSPSISQHMACLQPLTGGHVMPTSPAKFCDQCGAQYLRETSKFCSECGSKRLGI is encoded by the exons ATGGGAGCTAGGGTTCGAGTGCAGCATTACAATTTGGGATCAGCTGATTCCTACATCGGCACTTCTCTTCACGATCTTAACTCCGTTGATGGTTCGGCGAGAGATATCGACGACGATAGTTTGAATAACGACGGCGATTCCTCTTCTGCG GACTGTATGCATGAATCATACAGAAACCCTATGCAAATCCACGATGAAGTTGTTGAAGAAGGTGGATCTAACATGGAGAACAACATGTTAAGCATTGAAG atgTTTCACCGATTGAATCAGCAAGAGCGAGATTTCTACAAATCATCGTGGACTACTTTATTACACAACATGTGATTGAGGTTTGTGAGGACAAGCTTGTTCTTGATGTGGTTTTTGATGGACGGGATGATGATCTTAATAACAAACTCAAGAGGAAGTCTGATGATATACAATATGAAGGTGATCCCCGGTTTGCGTTACCGTTGATGTATGTTGCGAATTTGTATGAGACTTTAGCTGCTGAAGCAAATGTGAGGCTTGCTTCGTTGAATGGGATAAGGGAAAAGACTATTGGGGTTTCTCTGGAAGCAGCTGGTGGCTTGTATCGGAAATTAACTAAGAAGTTTCCTAAGAGAG GTAGTTGCATGTTCAGGAGAAGAGAACTGGCGACTTCTGttgaaacaagaacaagatttCCAGAATTGGTAGTACATGACGAGAAACGAGTTCGTTTCGTGGTGGTCAATGGTTTGGATATTGTTGAAAAGCCAGATGATTTGCCTAATGAAGATGCTGAATG GTTTAAGCGATTAACAGGCCGTAATGAAGTGGCTGTCTCTGCGAGAGATTATAAATTCTATTGCCCTCGACCCAAGCATAGGCGTGGTCAAAATTCTGTCTCCAGCATCCATGGCTTGCCT acaTTTTCAGGTATAGAGTCTTCAACGTTAGCCAATACACAAGGGTTTCGCTCCGATAATGAA GAACATCACACTCCTTCTCCTTCCAAACATCATATGTCGTCTTTGTCTCATCAATTTCACCAATCTATTCAACAGAGCCACCACCATCATCAATCTATTTACCAAAGTCAACACGCAGCCACACATTTTCCCGGTCAGAACCATCAATGTGACCCTGAACTATCTCACACCCACCAGTCACCATCTATTTCACAGCACATGGCTTGCTTGCAACCCCTCACTGGAGGCCATGTAATG CCAACTAGTCCCGCAAAATTCTGCGACCAATGTGGAGCACAGTACTTGAGAGAGACATCCAAGTTCTGCTCAGAGTGTGGTTCCAAGAGACTCGGGATATAG
- the LOC104714891 gene encoding uncharacterized protein LOC104714891: protein MIASDHKPLVVSIGAKRPRGRRSFMFDRRWVGKPGLMDAISSGWSDEPDQDFARKIINCRQEISRWCKSQAPFGRELIEDIKRQLEMAQANDSSTPEMFSDLNGRLREAYRDEEIHWYLKSRNRWMRVGDKNTKYFQAQTKQRRDGAICDTAVSYFEELFSSICPTNFEESLREIYTVITEADNTRLTASATEAEVKHALFMMHPDKAPRPDGMTTLFFEKAWTVVKDDMVALVNQFFEEGEFDKSLNQTHICLIPNVAKTTRMTELRPISLCNVGYKILSKVLCNRLKSILPGLISETQSAFVPGRLISDNILIAQEMFHGLRTNNSCKGKFMAIKTDMSKAYDRVEWDFVAALLRKMGFAEIWISWIMFCVSSVEYKVLINRQPNGQIVPARGLRQGDPLSPYLFILCMEVLIANIRKAEADKRITSIKVANKRPQITHLLFADDSLFFFKADKEQCGVVLDILKQYEAVSGQQINFAKSLVQFGHTVDDRVRSELHGVLGISNLGGMGSYLGIHESLGGSKTKNFSYVRDRLQNRTTGWTAKLLSKGGKEVMIKSVATAVPTFVMSCYRLPKTITSKLTSAVAKFWWSSNGQSGGMHWIAWEKLCCSKQMGGLEFRNVDDFNTALFAKQLWRLIEFPDSLFARVFKSIYYRNSDPLDPIRSYSPSYGWRSIVSVRSLTDPWVPAQFPRPALSNGPFKDPTIRLTQFMDSQSNSWRRDRLVEHFDPGDVALIEAIPFSSLPLKDSLGWHFTKSGKYSVKSGYETARLGVPNTFQALGCGPEITPLLAKVWQVHCPPKIKHFMWQVLSGCVSVSANLSRRGISCEVGCTRCGAEVETINHAIFRCPPARQVWALAHVPVGPLHFLTDSVYANVDHFLGSTNPGSQVQIFPWLMWYIWKARNARVLENQMDQPDDIVRLAQGEATSWLQAQVDDEVEEVPSHPIVPSIQGLSPILGATNYRRSLSPLHAKIEAFIWTMRCMNGHDFRDVAFFTDSSDLVKMVSFPLDWPAFATYLEDIKLDREEFSSFSLSYISRNANVKADSLARQTRLSLFHVSFVNNFPPNWLT from the exons ATGATTGCTTCTGATCATAAGCCTCTTGTGGTTAGCATTGGGGCGAAGAGGCCGCGGGGGCGTAGGAGCTTCATGTTTGATCGCCGTTGGGTGGGTAAACCAGGTTTAATGGATGCAATCTCCTCCGGTTGGTCAGACGAACCGGATCAGGATTTTGCCCGGAAAATTATTAACTGTAGACAAGAAATCTCTCGATGGTGTAAGTCACAGGCTCCGTTTGGACGGGAATTAATTGAGGACATTAAGCGGCAGTTGGAGATGGCTCAGGCCAATGATTCATCAACCCCAGAGATGTTCTCGGACCTTAATGGCCGCCTACGGGAGGCTTACCGGGATGAAGAGATCCACTGGTATTTAAAAAGTCGGAACCGGTGGATGCGGGTGGGGGATAAAAATACTAAGTATTTTCAAGCTCAGACCAAGCAGAGACGG GACGGTGCAATTTGTGACACGGCGGTTTCATATTTCGAGGAGTTATTTTCCTCGATATGTCCGACCAATTTTGAGGAATCTCTACGGGAAATTTACACGGTTATTACGGAGGCAGACAATACCCGGTTGACGGCCTCTGCTACGGAAGCGGAGGTAAAACATgctttatttatgatgcatccggacAAAGCTCCGAGGCCGGATGGAATGACAACCTTATTTTTTGAAAAGGCATGGACAGTTGTCAAGGATGATATGGTGGCTTTGGTTAATCAGTTTTTTGAGGAAGGTGAGTTTGATAAAAGCTTGAACCAAACGCATATCTGTCTCATCCCGAATGTGGCAAAAACGACCCGGATGACGGAGCTGCGCCCTATCAGCTTGTGCAATGTGGGATACAAGATCTTGTCAAAGGTCTTATGTAATCGGCTCAAGTCGATCTTACCCGGTTTAATCTCGGAAACACAATCAGCGTTCGTCCCTGGACGTTTGATCTCAGACAACATCCTGATAGCTCAAGAGATGTTCCACGGTCTGCGAACCAATAATTCATGCAAGGGGAAGTTTATGGCAATCAAGacagatatgagtaaggcgTATGATAGGGTTGAGTGGGATTTTGTGGCGGCACTACTACGGAAGATGGGGTTCGCGGAGAtttggatttcatggattatgttttgtgtctCATCGGTGGAGTACAAGGTTCTTATTAACAGGCAACCAAATGGTCAGATTGTTCCGGCACGGGGTTTACGGCAGGGTGACCCGCTCTCCCCTTACTTGTTTATCTTATGCATGGAGGTCCTGATTGCAAATATTCGAAAGGCGGAGGCTGATAAGCGGATCACTAGTATTAAGGTGGCAAATAAACGCCCGCAAATAACACATTtgctgtttgcggatgatagtctgttttttttcaaaGCGGATAAGGAGCAATGTGGTGTGGTTCTGGATATACTCAAACAATACGAGGCTGTATCGGGGCAACAAatcaattttgcaaaatctttgGTCCAGTTCGGTCATACTGTAGATGACCGTGTCCGGTCGGAGCTTCATGGGGTCCTTGGGATCTCGAACTTGGGTGGTATGGGCTCGTATTTAGGGATTCATGAAAGCTTGGGAGGGTCCAAAACAAAGAATTTTTCTTATGTCAGAGACCGTCTTCAGAATAGGACAACGGGTTGGACGGCAAAATTGTTGTCCAAAGGGGGcaaggaggtgatgatcaaGTCCGTTGCGACGGCCGTCCCCacttttgtgatgtcttgttatCGTTTGCCTAAAACAATTACTTCAAAGCTTACCAGTGCCGTGGCAAAGTTTTGGTGGAGCTCTAATGGTCAGTCCGGGGGTATGCACTGGATCGCTTGGGAAAAGCTCTGTTGTAGCAAGCAGATGGGCGGTTTGGAATTCaggaatgttgatgattttaacacgGCCCTCTTTGCCAAACAATTATGGCGACTGATTGAGTTTCCGGACTCGCTGTTTGCCAGGGTTTTCAAAAGTATATACTATAGGAACTCTGATCCTTTGGATCCAATACGGTCCTACTCCCCTTCATATGGGTGGAGAAGTATTGTATCTGTTCGATCTTTG ACTGATCCCTGGGTTCCAGCTCAATTCCCAAGACCAGCTTTAAGTAACGGTCCTTTTAAGGACCCAACTATCCGTTTGACACAGTTTATGGATTCTCAGTCGAATTCTTGGCGTAGGGATCGGCTCGTTGAGCACTTTGATCCGGGGGATGTTGCTCTGATTGAGGCTATTCCTTTTTCTAGCCTCCCTTTGAAAGATTCCTTAGGGTGGCATTTCACCAAATCTGGTAAATATTCAGTTAAATCAGGGTACGAAACGGCACGTTTGGGAGTGCCAAATACTTTTCAAGCATTGGGTTGTGGTCCTGAGATTACCCCACTTCTTGCTAAGGTTTGGCAGGTTCACTGTCCCCCAAAAATAAAGCATTTCATGTGGCAAGTTTTGTCGGGATGTGTCTCCGTTTCTGCTAATTTGAGTAGGCGGGGCATAAGTTGTGAGGTTGGCTGTACGCGGTGTGGGGCGGAAGTGGAAACCATTAATCATGCTATTTTTAGGTGTCCACCAGCTCGTCAGGTCTGGGCTTTGGCTCATGTTCCTGTCGGGCCTCTCCATTTTCTGACAGATTCAGTCTATGCTAATGTAGACCATTTTTTGGGTTCTACGAATCCGGGTTCACAGGTCCAGATTTTTCCTTGGCTcatgtggtatatctggaaagctCGGAATGCTCGGGTTTTGGAGAATCAAATGGACCAACCTGATGATATTGTGCGACTCGCGCAAGGAGAAGCGACCTCCTGGCTACAGGCACAAGTGGACGATGAGGTTGAGGAGGTTCCCTCCCACCCGATAGTCCCGTCTATTCAG GGATTGTCACCTATTCTAGGTGCTACTAACTACCGGCGTAGTCTATCTCCGTTACATGCCAAGATTGAAGCTTTCATCTGGACGATGCGGTGTATGAATGGCCATGACTTCCGTGACGTGGCTTTCTTTACAGACAGTTcggacttggtgaagatggtgtctttcCCACTTGACTGGCCGGCCTTTGCAACCTACTTGGAGGATATTAAGTTGGATCgagaggagttttcttctttctctttatcttatATTTCTCGTAATGCTAATGTTAAAGCGGACTCTTTGGCACGTCAAACGCGCCTATCTTTGTTTCATGTTTcgtttgtaaacaactttccgCCAAATTGGCTCACTtga
- the LOC109126331 gene encoding uncharacterized protein LOC109126331: MIDVEAVFKRRVIYLTFVYGDPVPKNRDSVWERLLRISLTRSNPWFMVGDLNELTGNHEKRGGKLRPASSFLAFNGMIRDCGFLDFPYLGDCPSWRGWRDKKPIRCRLDRALGNEDWHDLFPDTVTEYLPMIASDHKPLVVSIGAKRPRGRRSFMFDRRWVGKPGLMDVISSGWSDKPDQDFSGKIINCRREISRWGKSQAPFGRELIEDLKRQLEMA, from the coding sequence ATGATTGATGTTGAAGCGGTTTTCAAGAGACGTGTCATTTATTTAACatttgtttatggtgatcctGTTCCTAAGAACCGGGATTCGGTCTGGGAAAGATTATTACGGATTAGTTTAACTCGGTCAAATCCTTGGTTTATGGTTGGGGATCTAAATGAATTAACTGGAAATCATGAGAAACGAGGAGGGAAGCTTAGGCCTGCCTCCTCGTTTCTCGCTTTCAATGGGATGATTAGGGACTGTGGTTTCTTGGATTTTCCCTATTTGGGGGATTGTCCGTCCTGGCGGGGATGGCGTGATAAGAAACCAATTCGGTGTCGGTTAGACAGAGCTTTAGgaaatgaggattggcatgattTATTTCCAGACACGGTTACAGAGTATTTACCTATGATTGCTTCTGATCATAAGCCTCTTGTGGTTAGCATTGGGGCGAAGAGGCCGCGGGGGCGTAGGAGCTTCATGTTTGATCGCCGTTGGGTGGGTAAACCAGGTTTAATGGATGTGATCTCCTCCGGTTGGTCAGACAAACCGGATCAGGATTTTTCCGGGAAAATTATTAACTGTAGACGAGAAATCTCTCGATGGGGTAAGTCACAGGCTCCGTTTGGACGGGAATTAATTGAGGACCTTAAGCGGCAGTTGGAGATGGCTTAG